One window from the genome of Lasioglossum baleicum chromosome 9, iyLasBale1, whole genome shotgun sequence encodes:
- the LOC143211981 gene encoding phosphatidylserine lipase ABHD16A isoform X2 yields MMRHSKYLLKVIQNAGFFEEFYLNQCEMSFISTLWKCTFSPRLFKVYEITWIGRLVDSYEPKSIERWSDHIVICFAAIWSISLYTIPLVATFFYQRNNPLTDNVYLLCKFIAGAGIILVASLAARGCSRANNPTYLKFLKTLNDANARYNTENKQELQKYEFEFWAWPVDFKIAEVEREKPREKLTLEKIAVSSGRIKRQTNKEFVFRLPCKLLSCIVAHTFAIKMIYPGSISVINWAFRSTLLKGRIDLIKQGGERYKLLSADNNQIDTMLVDRRNKTNEGHILVITCEGNCSFYETGIVSTPLKKGYSVLGWNHPGFGNSAGAPYPLQEENAIDCVMRFAIEYLRFPEEQIILYGWSIGGYTATWAAMNYPSIKSLVLDATFDDVLPLAIMTMSSSLEGIVRNIIRDYFNLNIAEQLIRYKGPVLIIRRTEDEIVCTPSNSLAGNRGNMLLTKLFIIRYPYLFLNESLCGELLTRFLSADVATRKSIIDMVEIDEKQCLELIAEDIQQAGGIVNYPSTLGQDCHCKIKQQLTLFLAMMYMKDQPTTHCSPLAVDLFHPGWHPTTTTSVK; encoded by the exons ATGATGCGGCAtagcaaatatttattgaaa GTAATTCAAAACGCAGGCTTTTTTGAAGAATTCTATTTAAACCAATGCGAGATGTCTTTCATTAGTACACTTTGGAAATGTACATTTAGCCCTCGGCTTTTTAAAGTTTATGAAATAACGTGGATCGGTCGTTTAGTCGAC TCATATGAGCCAAAGAGCATAGAACGATGGAGCGATCACATTGTAATTTGT TTTGCAGCAATTTGGTCCATAAGCCTATACACAATACCATTAGTTGCCACCTTTTTTTACCAACGCAACAATCCTTTAACAGATAATGTGTATCTACTATGTAAATTTATAGCTGGAGCTGGTATAATTTTAGTTGCATCTTTGGCAGCACGTGGCTGCTCCAGAGCAAACAATCCAACatacttgaaatttttaaaaacattgaATGATGCGAATGCACGATATAACACAGAAAATAAACAGGAACTTCAAAAATATGAATTTGAGTTTTGGGCGTGGCCTGTAGATTTCAAAATTGCAGAGGTGGAAag gGAGAAGCCACGTGAGAAGCTAACATTAGAAAAAATTGCAGTATCCAGTGGTCGTATAAAGAGGCAAACTAACAAAGAATTTGTATTTAGATTACCTTGTAAATTATTATCGTGTATTGTAGCTCATACTTTTGCTATTAAAATGATATATCCTGGAAGTATATCAGTTATTAACTGGGCATTTC GTTctacacttttaaaaggacgaatAGATTTAATAAAGCAAGGTGGGGAAAGATACAAACTGTTATCAGCAGATAACAATCAAATTGACACTATGTTGGTTGATAGGCGGAACAA AACAAATGAAGGGCATATATTGGTAATTACATGTGAAGGAAATTGCAGCTTTTACGAGACTGGCATTGTATCTACTCCATTAAAAAAAGGATATTCTGTGTTAGGATGGAATCATCCAGGCTTTGGTAACAGTGCT GGTGCCCCGTATCCTCTGCAAGAAGAGAATGCTATCGATTGTGTAATGCGTTTTGCAATCGAATACTTAAGGTTTCCCGAGGAACAAATAATTCTTTATGGCTGGAGTATCGGTGGTTATACTGCCACTTGGGCTGCAATGAACTATCCTTCTATTAAATCTCTA GTATTAGACGCAACATTCGACGATGTACTTCCGCTAGCCATTATGACAATGTCCTCCTCATTAGAGGGTATAGTACGGAACATTATCAGGGATTATTTTAATCTAAATATCGCGGAACAATTAATTAG ATACAAAGGTCCTGTATTGATCATAAGAAGAACAGAAGATGAAATAGTATGCACACCTAGCAATTCTTTAGCAGGAAATCGTGGTAACATGTTGCTTACAAAACTTTTCATAATACGCTATCCGTACCTGTTCTTAAACGAATCACTGTGTGGAGAACTTTTAACACGATTTTTGTCCGCCGATGTTGCTACAAGaa AATCAATCATTGATATGGTAGAGATTGACGAAAAGCAGTGCTTAGAATTAATCGCGGAAGATATACAACAAGCCGGCGGTATTGTAAATTATCCTTCTACACTTGGGCAAGACTgtcattgtaaaataaaacaacaACTTACACTCTTTCTT GCAATGATGTACATGAAAGATCAACCAACGACACATTGTTCACCATTAGCCGTGGATTTATTTCATCCAGGATGGCATCCAACAACCACAACATCCGTGAAATAG
- the Rangap gene encoding ran GTPase activating protein, whose translation MTPFNLSELESQLENVTQNSTGTGVSFAKRSLKLDSEVDAVEVVNAIRECPKLEFLDLEGNTLGPLAAKAVAKILEEKGSFLKRALWKDMFTGRLKSEIPKAIEFLGSSLCSAGTRLIELDLSDNAFGPIGVQGLASFLTSNTCYTLRELRLNNNGLGISGGNMLAKALSDCYENSCKTGAPLALKVFVAGRNRLENEGAKALAQVFQKLTSLEEVVMPQNGIYHVGIAALATGLSANPGLKILNLNDNTVGVKGAQALAKALPNLKNLEQLNLGDCLIKTQGCIILAEALGIEGNHPLLKEVNFTSNEIRTEGANPIAVAMADKECLMSLQLDGNMFGNEGRTILRELLTISKRINSLGPFEEDETDNDEDEDQDDNTDSASEENEDNEEEEEEVAVENGNTIPNNVTASTVTVTQFLKSPTYDKLLLSKEDIVQHFIDQAKKVSEKADTSSEQMFIEEFTTTIMKVSSLCSCGYVDVRMKALVITNSLYSELFSFAKENDQTSILNNALLVNLGLIKSENKQSGKIDWDLEGCFKALETIIYKDYFLDDTRNTLKLFLDKPMQNKKKVVDSCQEAKDSLLRALNGSMNA comes from the exons ATGACACCGTTTAATTTAAGTGAGCTCGAAAGTCAACTGGAAAATGTTACTCAAAATTCTACCGGCACCGGTGTATCTTTCGCGAAGAGGTCACTCAAGCTTGATTCTGAAGTAGATG CGGTGGAAGTTGTGAATGCAATACGAGAATGCCCCAAATTAGAGTTTTTGGATTTAGAAGGTAACACTTTGGGGCCACTTGCTGCCAAAGCAGTGGCTAAGATATTGGAAGAAAAAGGTTCTTTTCTGAAACGCGCACTTTGGAAAGATATGTTCACTGGTCGTTTGAAGTCTGAAATACCAAAGGCCATTGAATTCCTTGGTTCTAGTCTATGCTCTGCCGGTACTCGTTTAATTGAATTAGATTTGAGCGATAATGCTTTTGGACCTATTGGTGTACAAGGATTAGCCTCATTTTTGACTTCCAATACATGTTATACtcttcgtgaattaaggttgaATAACAATGGGCTTGGAATATCAGGTGGTAATATGTTGGCGAAAGCATTGTCTGattgctatgaaaatagctgtaAAACAG GAGCGCCTCTAGCATTGAAGGTATTTGTAGCAGGCAGGAACAGATTAGAAAACGAGGGTGCAAAAGCATTGGCACAAGTTTTTCAGAAATTGACTAGTTTAGAGGAAGTTGTAATGCCCCAGAATGGTATTTATCATGTAGGCATTGCAGCACTTGCAACTGGATTATCAGCCAATCCAGGATTGaagattttaaatttaaatgataATACAGTTGGTGTGAAAGGAGCTCAAGCTCTAGCTAAAGCAttaccaaatttaaaaaatttggaacagcTTAATTTAGGAGACTGTTTGATTAAAACACAAGGATGCATAATTCTTGCGGAGGCATTGGGAATCGAGGGTAACCATCCTTTACTGAAGGAAGTCAATTTCACTTCTAATGAAATTCGCACAGAGGGTGCTAATCCAATAGCTGTTGCTATGGCTGATAAAGAGTGCCTGATGAGTCTACAATTAGATGGCAATATGTTTGGAAATGAAGGACGAACTATATTGAGAGAATTGCTTACTATTTCTAAAAGAATTAATTCATTGGGCCCATTTGAGGAGGATGAAACGGATAATGATGAGGATGAAGACCAAGATGACAATACCGACAGTGCCAGTGAAGAAAATGAAGATaacgaggaagaggaagaggaggttGCAGTTGAAAATGGCAATACAATACCAAATAATGTTACAGCATCAACAGTAACTGTTACACAGTTTTTAAAATCGCCAACGTATgacaaattattattatcgaaagaagatattgtgcaacatttcatTGATCAGGCTAAA AAAGTATCGGAAAAAGCTGATACATCTTCTGAGCAAATGTTCATAGAAGAATTCACAACTACAATTATGAAAGTATCATCTTTATGTTCGTGTGGCTATGTTGATGTTAGAATGAAAGCTCTAGTCATAACAAATTCTTTGTATTCAGagttattttcctttgcaaaggaAAACGATCAGACGtctattttgaataatgctttATTAGTCAACTTAGGTTTAATTAAA AGTGAAAACAAACAAAGTGGAAAAATTGATTGGGACTTGGAAGGTTGTTTTAAAGCATTGGAGACGATTATTTATAAGGATTACTTTTTGGATGATACTCGAAACACGTTGAAGCTGTTTCTGGATAAaccaatgcaaaataaaaagaaagttgTAGATTCGTGTCAGGAAGCGAAAGATTCGCTTTTACGAGCTTTAAATGGTTCGATGAATGCATAA
- the LOC143211981 gene encoding phosphatidylserine lipase ABHD16A isoform X1 yields the protein MMRHSKYLLKVIQNAGFFEEFYLNQCEMSFISTLWKCTFSPRLFKVYEITWIGRLVDKSYEPKSIERWSDHIVICFAAIWSISLYTIPLVATFFYQRNNPLTDNVYLLCKFIAGAGIILVASLAARGCSRANNPTYLKFLKTLNDANARYNTENKQELQKYEFEFWAWPVDFKIAEVEREKPREKLTLEKIAVSSGRIKRQTNKEFVFRLPCKLLSCIVAHTFAIKMIYPGSISVINWAFRSTLLKGRIDLIKQGGERYKLLSADNNQIDTMLVDRRNKTNEGHILVITCEGNCSFYETGIVSTPLKKGYSVLGWNHPGFGNSAGAPYPLQEENAIDCVMRFAIEYLRFPEEQIILYGWSIGGYTATWAAMNYPSIKSLVLDATFDDVLPLAIMTMSSSLEGIVRNIIRDYFNLNIAEQLIRYKGPVLIIRRTEDEIVCTPSNSLAGNRGNMLLTKLFIIRYPYLFLNESLCGELLTRFLSADVATRKSIIDMVEIDEKQCLELIAEDIQQAGGIVNYPSTLGQDCHCKIKQQLTLFLAMMYMKDQPTTHCSPLAVDLFHPGWHPTTTTSVK from the exons ATGATGCGGCAtagcaaatatttattgaaa GTAATTCAAAACGCAGGCTTTTTTGAAGAATTCTATTTAAACCAATGCGAGATGTCTTTCATTAGTACACTTTGGAAATGTACATTTAGCCCTCGGCTTTTTAAAGTTTATGAAATAACGTGGATCGGTCGTTTAGTCGAC AAGTCATATGAGCCAAAGAGCATAGAACGATGGAGCGATCACATTGTAATTTGT TTTGCAGCAATTTGGTCCATAAGCCTATACACAATACCATTAGTTGCCACCTTTTTTTACCAACGCAACAATCCTTTAACAGATAATGTGTATCTACTATGTAAATTTATAGCTGGAGCTGGTATAATTTTAGTTGCATCTTTGGCAGCACGTGGCTGCTCCAGAGCAAACAATCCAACatacttgaaatttttaaaaacattgaATGATGCGAATGCACGATATAACACAGAAAATAAACAGGAACTTCAAAAATATGAATTTGAGTTTTGGGCGTGGCCTGTAGATTTCAAAATTGCAGAGGTGGAAag gGAGAAGCCACGTGAGAAGCTAACATTAGAAAAAATTGCAGTATCCAGTGGTCGTATAAAGAGGCAAACTAACAAAGAATTTGTATTTAGATTACCTTGTAAATTATTATCGTGTATTGTAGCTCATACTTTTGCTATTAAAATGATATATCCTGGAAGTATATCAGTTATTAACTGGGCATTTC GTTctacacttttaaaaggacgaatAGATTTAATAAAGCAAGGTGGGGAAAGATACAAACTGTTATCAGCAGATAACAATCAAATTGACACTATGTTGGTTGATAGGCGGAACAA AACAAATGAAGGGCATATATTGGTAATTACATGTGAAGGAAATTGCAGCTTTTACGAGACTGGCATTGTATCTACTCCATTAAAAAAAGGATATTCTGTGTTAGGATGGAATCATCCAGGCTTTGGTAACAGTGCT GGTGCCCCGTATCCTCTGCAAGAAGAGAATGCTATCGATTGTGTAATGCGTTTTGCAATCGAATACTTAAGGTTTCCCGAGGAACAAATAATTCTTTATGGCTGGAGTATCGGTGGTTATACTGCCACTTGGGCTGCAATGAACTATCCTTCTATTAAATCTCTA GTATTAGACGCAACATTCGACGATGTACTTCCGCTAGCCATTATGACAATGTCCTCCTCATTAGAGGGTATAGTACGGAACATTATCAGGGATTATTTTAATCTAAATATCGCGGAACAATTAATTAG ATACAAAGGTCCTGTATTGATCATAAGAAGAACAGAAGATGAAATAGTATGCACACCTAGCAATTCTTTAGCAGGAAATCGTGGTAACATGTTGCTTACAAAACTTTTCATAATACGCTATCCGTACCTGTTCTTAAACGAATCACTGTGTGGAGAACTTTTAACACGATTTTTGTCCGCCGATGTTGCTACAAGaa AATCAATCATTGATATGGTAGAGATTGACGAAAAGCAGTGCTTAGAATTAATCGCGGAAGATATACAACAAGCCGGCGGTATTGTAAATTATCCTTCTACACTTGGGCAAGACTgtcattgtaaaataaaacaacaACTTACACTCTTTCTT GCAATGATGTACATGAAAGATCAACCAACGACACATTGTTCACCATTAGCCGTGGATTTATTTCATCCAGGATGGCATCCAACAACCACAACATCCGTGAAATAG